One Chitinophagales bacterium DNA segment encodes these proteins:
- a CDS encoding tetratricopeptide repeat protein — MKIIAMVMLLMVSVMAAAAQTTEDGIKSIDYENYGTAKRIFTQLIRQNPLDARNYYYLGQAHNALGQFDSARVAYSAGVSADPKSIYNYIGLGRAFLDQNNTQKAKENFDKAQGLTSSKDILQYVLLADAYSGGLHPNYQEAVNVLNKAITYSNKSADVYWQLGLAFEGMGKGGDAVSAYERAAELNPSMAKALIRAGVIWRLARNYNQSLASFQKGLQADQNFPPAYREIAELYFYTGQYDKAKESYQKYLDLADKDDYTQFRYAQYLFLTKDYKGALAILDPLRAKIDVPVMYRLSAYSNYESGNYETGIQQMKAFFVKADTARILPSDYEYYAKLLSKTGKDSLAILNYMEAIKLDSTKFPFYNDIGAIYFAQKRYLDAANAYQQKVNASEKDATLQDYFNVGKSAYFAKQFMMADSSFAKMSQLNKQWPISYFWRARVMTNLDNPDSAKGLAAPYYYEVIEKAIVDTIKYRKELMESYKYLGDINALNENYGVALYFYGKYLTLDPSNQDVPNTMESVKALYKNASASSVPLTKDENGLYVIPATVNTSSVNIAFDPAFSGIAVTQQAAGQFFGSSGNNVLIPDQLKILGRTVKNPKIMVTENLLAQSVIGPYALNQFNIIFDYATGSLLLR; from the coding sequence ATGAAAATTATTGCAATGGTGATGCTCCTGATGGTGAGTGTGATGGCGGCGGCTGCGCAAACAACAGAAGATGGAATAAAATCTATCGACTATGAGAATTACGGAACAGCAAAAAGGATTTTCACTCAGTTAATCCGGCAGAATCCGCTTGATGCGCGTAATTATTATTACCTGGGCCAGGCTCACAATGCCCTCGGCCAGTTTGATTCTGCACGGGTGGCCTATTCAGCCGGTGTATCTGCTGATCCGAAAAGTATTTATAATTATATTGGATTGGGCCGTGCTTTTCTCGATCAGAATAATACACAGAAGGCGAAAGAGAATTTTGACAAGGCACAGGGACTCACTTCATCGAAAGATATTTTGCAATACGTATTGCTCGCTGATGCGTATTCCGGTGGTTTGCATCCGAATTACCAGGAAGCCGTTAACGTGCTGAACAAAGCTATTACCTACAGCAATAAATCGGCTGATGTTTATTGGCAACTGGGATTGGCTTTTGAAGGCATGGGCAAAGGCGGCGATGCTGTATCCGCATATGAGAGAGCTGCGGAATTGAATCCTTCCATGGCTAAGGCTTTAATACGCGCCGGAGTTATCTGGCGGTTAGCCAGAAATTACAACCAGTCACTGGCATCATTTCAGAAAGGCCTTCAGGCTGATCAGAATTTTCCGCCTGCTTATCGCGAGATCGCCGAACTTTATTTCTACACCGGGCAATATGATAAGGCAAAGGAGTCTTATCAGAAATACCTTGACCTGGCGGATAAAGATGACTATACACAATTCCGGTATGCTCAATACCTCTTTCTCACTAAGGATTATAAAGGTGCCCTGGCAATCCTTGATCCATTGAGAGCCAAGATTGATGTTCCGGTAATGTACAGGCTATCCGCCTATTCAAATTATGAATCCGGTAACTATGAAACAGGCATTCAGCAAATGAAAGCATTTTTTGTGAAGGCTGATACGGCCAGGATATTACCGTCTGACTATGAATACTACGCGAAGTTGTTGTCTAAAACTGGTAAAGATTCGTTAGCGATTCTGAATTATATGGAAGCTATTAAACTGGATAGCACAAAGTTTCCATTCTACAATGATATCGGTGCTATTTATTTTGCCCAGAAAAGATACCTCGATGCTGCAAATGCTTATCAGCAAAAGGTAAATGCTTCGGAGAAAGATGCCACTTTGCAGGATTATTTTAACGTCGGTAAGTCAGCCTATTTTGCAAAACAATTTATGATGGCAGACAGCTCATTTGCTAAAATGTCACAGCTAAACAAACAATGGCCTATCAGCTATTTCTGGCGTGCCCGTGTTATGACTAATCTCGACAATCCTGATTCCGCCAAGGGACTCGCGGCGCCCTATTATTATGAAGTTATTGAGAAGGCAATTGTTGATACGATAAAGTATAGAAAGGAACTCATGGAATCTTATAAATACCTGGGCGACATCAATGCTTTGAATGAGAACTATGGCGTTGCACTTTATTTCTATGGGAAATACCTGACACTTGATCCCTCTAATCAGGATGTTCCCAATACAATGGAATCAGTGAAGGCACTGTATAAAAATGCTTCTGCTTCCAGTGTACCGCTCACTAAAGATGAAAATGGCCTGTACGTGATTCCGGCAACGGTCAATACTTCTTCCGTGAATATAGCATTTGACCCTGCATTTTCGGGTATTGCCGTTACGCAACAGGCTGCAGGCCAGTTTTTTGGCAGCTCCGGTAATAATGTATTGATTCCTGATCAATTGAAAATTCTTGGCCGTACGGTGAAAAATCCTAAAATTATGGTCACAGAAAATCTGCTGGCACAGTCCGTGATTGGGCCTTATGCGCTCAATCAATTCAATATCATTTTTGATTATGCAACAGGATCGTTGCTGTTGCGCTGA
- the efp gene encoding elongation factor P, with protein sequence MATTQDIKKGLTIEFKNDLYTIVDFQHVKPGKGGAFIRTKLKSVTSGKVIDQTWNSGETINPVRVERRKYQFLYKDESGYNFMDQNTFEQVTLDEDMVTGHEFIKEGQEVEISFHSETDKPLSCELPPFVVLEITYSEPGVKGDTANNPLKRATVETGAEIHVPLFVDTGTKVKVDTRTGEYVERVKG encoded by the coding sequence ATGGCGACTACACAAGACATTAAGAAAGGCCTGACCATTGAATTCAAGAATGACCTGTATACTATCGTAGATTTCCAGCATGTTAAGCCGGGAAAGGGCGGCGCTTTTATCAGGACAAAGCTGAAAAGTGTAACGAGCGGAAAAGTAATTGATCAGACCTGGAATTCCGGCGAAACAATAAACCCCGTTCGTGTTGAGCGCAGAAAATACCAGTTTCTCTACAAAGACGAAAGTGGTTACAATTTCATGGATCAGAATACATTTGAACAGGTAACATTAGATGAAGATATGGTTACCGGTCATGAATTTATCAAGGAGGGCCAGGAGGTCGAGATCTCCTTTCATTCGGAAACAGACAAACCGCTTTCGTGCGAATTACCTCCTTTCGTAGTGCTGGAAATCACCTATTCAGAACCTGGTGTAAAAGGTGATACTGCCAATAATCCTTTAAAGAGAGCCACCGTTGAAACCGGTGCAGAAATTCATGTTCCTCTATTCGTAGATACAGGAACTAAAGTAAAGGTTGATACCAGAACAGGCGAATATGTTGAAAGAGTTAAGGGGTAA
- the plsX gene encoding phosphate acyltransferase PlsX: protein MKIGIDAMGGDYAPLECVKGALRAGAELGRSAQLVLFGDEPLLSSIIMNEGGAADNISIVHTQEVIGMAESPTRGLTQKPNSSIAVGFQYLKEGKVDAFASAGNTGAMLVGAMYSVKTIEGVIRPAISTLLPHSDERLGFLLDVGANADCKPEMLLQFGIMGSLYAKHLYKVKDPKVALLSIGEEEGKGNLLVQAAYPLFQECNKIHFIGNVEGRDIFGDIADVIVTDGFTGNIVLKFGESIYDMIKKQGIRDAYWDRFNYENYGGSAILGANAPVVVAHGISNATAFHNMILLTKEMIESRIVELFKEAFINHQAE from the coding sequence ATGAAAATAGGTATAGATGCAATGGGAGGTGATTATGCGCCACTCGAATGTGTCAAAGGTGCGTTGCGTGCAGGTGCGGAATTGGGGAGATCAGCACAACTGGTGCTGTTTGGCGACGAGCCGCTGCTGAGTTCCATAATTATGAATGAAGGTGGTGCTGCAGATAATATCAGCATTGTCCATACACAGGAAGTGATTGGTATGGCGGAATCACCGACACGTGGACTGACGCAAAAACCAAATTCAAGTATTGCAGTTGGATTTCAATATCTTAAGGAAGGAAAAGTGGACGCTTTTGCCAGTGCCGGGAATACCGGTGCAATGCTGGTAGGTGCCATGTATTCAGTCAAAACCATTGAAGGTGTTATCCGTCCTGCCATTTCCACGCTCCTGCCGCACAGTGATGAAAGGCTTGGTTTCCTGCTTGATGTTGGCGCTAATGCCGATTGCAAGCCTGAGATGTTGCTTCAGTTTGGGATTATGGGCTCTCTTTACGCAAAACACCTCTACAAAGTGAAGGACCCCAAAGTGGCTTTGCTGAGTATAGGTGAAGAAGAAGGCAAAGGAAATCTGCTGGTGCAAGCTGCTTATCCCCTTTTCCAGGAATGCAACAAAATTCATTTTATTGGCAATGTGGAAGGCCGGGATATATTTGGTGATATAGCGGATGTTATTGTCACCGATGGTTTTACAGGCAACATCGTTCTAAAATTCGGCGAGTCAATATATGACATGATCAAAAAGCAGGGAATCAGGGATGCTTACTGGGACAGGTTCAATTATGAAAATTATGGGGGAAGTGCCATTCTTGGTGCCAATGCTCCCGTTGTGGTGGCACATGGCATTAGCAATGCCACAGCATTTCACAATATGATCCTATTGACCAAAGAAATGATTGAAAGCCGGATTGTAGAGCTCTTCAAAGAGGCCTTTATTAATCATCAGGCTGAATAA
- a CDS encoding biopolymer transporter ExbD has translation MSKVKMPKTSVSIDMTPMVDMAFLLVTFFILTTKFRPDEPVAVVTPTSTSTATIPEKGVVTITVANDGRIFFDLDNQNSRKSLIQKMGETYGITFTVDQQNAFATGSSIGIPMGSMQNFLDLSPEDRKKVQQPGIPVDSTMNMSNELGVWLINARIAGGNPVILIKGDGQSNYPAVESVIKTLQNRKVLRFGLITSDEAMPVTAAQLK, from the coding sequence ATGTCAAAAGTAAAAATGCCAAAAACAAGTGTCTCCATCGACATGACGCCGATGGTTGACATGGCTTTTCTGCTGGTAACCTTTTTTATTCTTACAACCAAATTTCGCCCTGATGAACCGGTTGCGGTAGTCACGCCTACTTCAACATCTACAGCTACAATTCCGGAAAAGGGAGTGGTCACCATCACCGTTGCGAATGATGGCCGGATCTTTTTTGACCTGGATAATCAGAACAGCCGTAAATCGCTCATTCAGAAAATGGGAGAGACCTACGGTATTACTTTTACAGTAGATCAGCAAAATGCCTTTGCTACAGGTTCCAGCATTGGTATTCCAATGGGCTCTATGCAAAACTTTCTTGATCTTTCCCCTGAGGACAGGAAGAAAGTACAACAACCCGGCATTCCTGTTGATTCCACGATGAATATGTCGAATGAACTGGGCGTATGGCTTATCAATGCACGTATTGCAGGAGGTAACCCTGTAATTCTTATCAAGGGCGATGGTCAATCCAATTACCCGGCAGTGGAAAGTGTCATAAAGACTTTGCAGAACAGAAAGGTGTTGCGCTTCGGCCTGATAACTTCCGATGAGGCAATGCCCGTAACCGCAGCACAATTAAAATAG
- a CDS encoding MotA/TolQ/ExbB proton channel family protein, whose protein sequence is MNKKGSSSSLFPVLVIITCLVIAVVIFQFILGNPANFVDAERERPKAGNIQGIMFKGGFLVPVILTMLLMVIVFTIERLLTLRKANGSGNLANFVRKVQFNLANDNIADAVKECDRQKGSVANVIKSGLKKYSEMATDKELSKEQKLLAIQKEIEEATSLELPMLQKNLPFIATIAPLGTLGGLIGTVLGMIRAFAAMGQSGAADSVALSVGISEALVNTATGIITSALAIIAYNYFSNRIDSLTYLIDEAGYSITNTFASRHN, encoded by the coding sequence ATGAACAAAAAAGGTAGTTCTTCATCTCTATTCCCCGTGTTGGTGATCATCACCTGTCTGGTGATTGCAGTGGTAATTTTCCAGTTTATTCTGGGAAATCCAGCCAACTTTGTTGACGCTGAACGTGAACGTCCGAAAGCCGGAAATATCCAGGGAATTATGTTCAAAGGTGGATTTCTTGTACCGGTTATCCTCACCATGTTGCTGATGGTTATTGTTTTCACCATTGAGCGGCTGTTGACATTGAGAAAAGCAAACGGCTCGGGCAACCTTGCCAATTTTGTAAGGAAGGTGCAATTCAATCTTGCGAATGATAACATCGCAGATGCTGTCAAAGAATGCGACCGTCAGAAAGGATCTGTGGCGAATGTGATTAAGAGCGGCCTGAAGAAGTACAGTGAGATGGCCACCGATAAAGAGTTGAGTAAAGAACAAAAATTATTGGCGATTCAGAAAGAAATAGAAGAAGCCACTTCACTTGAATTGCCCATGTTGCAGAAAAATCTCCCATTTATAGCCACCATTGCTCCCCTCGGTACACTGGGAGGTTTGATCGGTACCGTATTGGGTATGATCAGGGCATTCGCAGCTATGGGCCAATCGGGAGCAGCTGATTCTGTTGCATTATCAGTTGGTATTTCCGAAGCACTTGTAAATACAGCTACCGGTATCATTACCTCCGCACTGGCAATTATAGCATACAACTACTTTTCAAACAGGATTGACTCATTGACCTATCTGATCGATGAAGCAGGCTACAGCATTACCAACACATTTGCATCACGTCACAACTAG
- a CDS encoding substrate-binding domain-containing protein: MLMLLTGNGTLFSSCKNKPEKSAAESDTPATGRIRIVADESFAPLLRQEIITFTDIYKNAAIDAVYLPELKVTSEFFGHEENRLMIIARRLMNGEKPYFEKLGLAPRETKIAIDAIAFVINKMNPDSQLQYEQVSDIVNGKITEWRQINPKSALGSISLVFDNQQSSTVRFLSEKLSIEKLAANAFAVDSNPAVIDYVEQNPSAIGVIGSGWISDKDDTTTGKFLEGIQVVAVSAKDNPGIYYLPEKRFIYSMHYPFLRELFIISQEKHTGLGTGFATYVASDEGQRIVQRVGLMPVDNAVRVIELKEQF, encoded by the coding sequence ATGCTCATGCTCCTCACGGGAAATGGTACCCTTTTTTCTTCCTGTAAAAACAAACCAGAGAAGTCTGCTGCTGAATCAGACACGCCTGCTACTGGCCGCATCAGGATAGTGGCAGATGAGTCATTTGCCCCACTGCTCAGGCAGGAAATCATCACTTTTACCGATATCTATAAAAATGCGGCCATTGATGCTGTATACCTGCCTGAACTGAAAGTGACCAGTGAATTTTTCGGTCATGAAGAAAACCGGCTGATGATTATTGCACGCCGCCTGATGAATGGGGAAAAACCATATTTTGAAAAGCTCGGATTAGCTCCGCGCGAAACTAAAATTGCCATTGATGCAATTGCATTTGTCATTAATAAAATGAATCCAGATTCACAATTGCAATATGAGCAGGTTTCGGATATTGTAAATGGAAAAATAACGGAATGGAGGCAAATCAATCCAAAATCTGCACTGGGCAGTATTTCCCTCGTATTTGACAATCAGCAGTCGAGTACAGTGCGGTTTCTCTCAGAAAAGTTAAGCATTGAAAAACTTGCAGCGAATGCTTTTGCAGTAGACTCGAATCCCGCTGTTATTGATTATGTGGAACAGAATCCATCTGCCATTGGTGTTATAGGCTCTGGTTGGATAAGTGATAAAGATGATACAACCACCGGAAAATTTTTAGAAGGAATTCAGGTGGTTGCCGTTTCCGCAAAGGACAACCCGGGCATTTATTATCTGCCTGAAAAACGATTTATTTATTCGATGCATTATCCTTTTCTTCGTGAATTGTTTATTATCAGCCAGGAAAAACATACAGGGCTGGGCACAGGGTTTGCTACATACGTTGCGTCTGATGAAGGACAGCGGATTGTACAGCGTGTTGGATTGATGCCGGTAGATAATGCGGTGCGCGTGATTGAATTGAAAGAACAGTTTTAG
- a CDS encoding ketoacyl-ACP synthase III — MAKITAAITGVQGYVPDYVLNNEELSRMVDTTDEWIISRTGIKERRILKGEGKGTSVMASAAVQGLLKKTNTNPDSIELLICATTTPDMQFPATANIICDVVGLKHAWGFDLQAACSGFLYAVTTAARMIESGAIRRAIVVGADKMSSIIDYSDRTTCVIFGDGSGAVMLEPNNAGLGILDCIMYSDGSGRTHLHQKAGGSAMPASKETVDQRLHYVYQEGQAVYKFAVSRMADVGYEIMTKNGLVADDIAWLVPHQANKRIIDATAQKMGLPESKVMINIQKYGNTTNGTIPLCLWEWEKKLHKGDNLVLAAFGGGFTWGAVYLKWAYDAK, encoded by the coding sequence ATGGCAAAAATAACAGCTGCCATTACAGGAGTTCAGGGTTATGTTCCGGACTATGTTTTGAATAATGAAGAACTGTCAAGAATGGTGGATACCACTGATGAATGGATCATCAGCCGGACAGGTATAAAAGAGCGGAGAATCCTGAAGGGAGAAGGAAAGGGCACTTCTGTGATGGCGTCAGCGGCAGTACAAGGTCTGCTGAAGAAAACCAATACCAATCCGGACAGTATTGAGCTGCTTATTTGTGCCACCACTACTCCTGATATGCAGTTTCCGGCCACGGCCAACATCATTTGCGATGTAGTGGGTTTGAAGCATGCCTGGGGGTTTGATTTACAAGCGGCATGTTCCGGCTTTTTATACGCCGTTACAACGGCAGCACGTATGATTGAATCAGGTGCCATCAGGAGAGCAATCGTGGTGGGCGCCGACAAGATGTCTTCGATAATAGACTACAGCGACCGTACCACTTGTGTCATTTTCGGGGATGGCAGTGGTGCAGTAATGCTTGAACCTAATAATGCCGGTTTGGGGATTCTTGATTGCATCATGTATTCTGATGGATCAGGCAGAACGCACCTGCACCAGAAAGCCGGAGGTTCCGCCATGCCGGCTTCCAAAGAAACGGTCGACCAGCGATTGCACTATGTGTACCAGGAAGGGCAGGCGGTTTATAAGTTCGCAGTTTCAAGAATGGCGGATGTAGGATATGAAATAATGACCAAGAACGGGCTGGTTGCTGATGATATCGCATGGCTCGTACCTCACCAGGCCAATAAGAGAATAATTGATGCAACAGCTCAAAAAATGGGATTGCCTGAAAGCAAAGTGATGATTAATATTCAAAAGTATGGCAACACCACCAATGGGACGATACCGCTCTGTCTATGGGAATGGGAAAAGAAACTACATAAGGGTGACAACCTGGTACTGGCAGCATTTGGCGGAGGATTTACCTGGGGTGCGGTTTACCTGAAGTGGGCATATGATGCCAAGTAA
- a CDS encoding amino acid permease, translating to MASKLFVTKSISKLLEQADGSSNKLHRSLGVSHLVLLGIGAIIGAGLFVRTAAAASEHAGPAVTLSYVLAAVGCLFAGLCYAEFASSIPIAGSAYTYSYATLGEFIAWIIGWELILEYGLGAATVAIAWSEYLNKLLAHFNMQIPFQWCHSPLETSLDGSMHGIINLPAILILGLLSMLLIRGTQHSAAINAIIVIIKVSIVLLFILFGWSFINPQNHIPFIPPAGTYTDNTGASHSFGGFMGILAGAGTVFFAFIGFDAVSTAAQEAKNPKRDMPIGILLSLAICTILYILFSYVLTGVASYEDFRHAGKEASVTYAIQTYMTGYGWLATFITVAILAGFSSVILVMLLGQSRVFYSMSRDGLVPKIFSDIHSKYHTPWKSNIIFFFFTGLFAAFLPGSLTGDLTSIGTLSAFLLVSAGILVIRKTQPDLPRSFRTPFVPWVPILGIITCGAMMFGLDSYTWMGFLGWTGFGLIVYFLYSRYHSIAQKDALKS from the coding sequence ATGGCCAGTAAATTATTTGTTACCAAGTCAATCAGTAAACTCCTCGAGCAAGCTGACGGCTCTTCCAATAAACTGCACCGTTCATTAGGCGTTAGTCATCTCGTATTACTGGGAATCGGTGCGATCATCGGTGCCGGACTTTTCGTTAGAACTGCGGCTGCTGCGTCGGAACATGCAGGCCCCGCCGTTACGTTGTCCTATGTGCTTGCAGCAGTCGGTTGTCTTTTTGCAGGTTTGTGTTACGCGGAATTTGCCTCCAGCATTCCTATCGCAGGCAGCGCATACACCTATTCGTATGCCACATTGGGCGAGTTCATCGCCTGGATCATCGGATGGGAATTAATCCTGGAATACGGACTTGGTGCGGCCACTGTTGCAATTGCCTGGTCGGAGTACCTGAACAAATTGCTGGCACATTTTAACATGCAGATTCCTTTTCAATGGTGTCATTCACCGCTTGAAACCAGCCTTGATGGTTCAATGCATGGCATCATAAATCTGCCGGCAATCCTCATCCTGGGATTGCTTTCTATGTTACTCATCAGGGGAACACAGCATTCCGCTGCTATCAACGCCATCATTGTGATCATCAAAGTGTCAATTGTTTTGCTGTTCATCCTTTTTGGATGGTCCTTTATCAATCCGCAAAATCATATTCCTTTTATCCCACCTGCAGGAACCTATACTGATAATACCGGCGCTTCGCACAGTTTCGGTGGATTCATGGGCATCCTGGCCGGTGCGGGAACCGTCTTCTTTGCTTTCATCGGATTCGATGCTGTATCCACTGCCGCACAGGAAGCCAAGAATCCAAAACGTGACATGCCGATTGGTATTCTGCTCTCACTGGCTATTTGTACGATACTTTATATTTTGTTTTCCTACGTCTTAACAGGTGTGGCTTCGTATGAAGATTTCAGGCATGCAGGCAAGGAAGCTTCCGTTACATACGCGATTCAAACCTATATGACTGGCTATGGCTGGCTTGCCACTTTTATTACAGTGGCCATTCTTGCCGGGTTTTCTTCCGTTATACTGGTTATGCTGCTTGGACAATCGCGCGTTTTTTATTCAATGTCCCGTGATGGATTGGTGCCTAAGATTTTTTCAGATATCCATTCAAAATATCATACCCCCTGGAAGTCAAACATTATTTTCTTCTTTTTCACCGGATTGTTTGCCGCATTCCTTCCAGGGTCACTCACCGGTGATCTTACAAGTATAGGAACACTTTCCGCATTTCTGCTCGTCAGTGCCGGCATTCTTGTGATCAGGAAAACACAGCCTGACTTGCCAAGGTCTTTTCGTACACCATTTGTGCCGTGGGTACCTATTTTGGGTATTATCACCTGTGGCGCAATGATGTTTGGCCTCGACAGTTACACCTGGATGGGTTTTCTAGGCTGGACAGGATTTGGGTTGATTGTATATTTCCTGTATAGCCGCTATCACAGTATAGCACAAAAGGATGCATTAAAATCCTGA
- the rpmF gene encoding 50S ribosomal protein L32 produces MPNPKRRHSSTRRDKRRTHDKAELPTISVDPTTGVHHPRHRAHYYEGELYYKGKKILSKGE; encoded by the coding sequence ATGCCAAATCCGAAACGCCGCCATTCCAGTACGCGCAGAGACAAACGCAGAACACATGATAAGGCCGAACTTCCAACCATCAGTGTTGACCCAACGACAGGCGTTCACCATCCGCGTCACCGCGCTCATTATTATGAAGGTGAGCTATACTACAAAGGGAAAAAGATTCTATCCAAAGGTGAATAA
- a CDS encoding DUF177 domain-containing protein: MDPLRQYEIAFVGLKTGINHFTFPIDDHFFALFEDSLVKEGNLEVKLEFDKETSFFLLKFMISGWVKLPCDRCAAELMFPIDEDYHIVVKFDPHSVAEKDDSMADVVYINRSDSHLDVSQLMYEFINLSIPLNRINCDNLKGEKPCNQEILKRLTQQRPEKKIKKDPRWDNLSKIKFN, from the coding sequence GTGGATCCGCTCAGGCAATACGAGATCGCATTTGTAGGGTTAAAGACAGGCATTAATCATTTTACTTTCCCTATTGACGACCATTTCTTTGCATTGTTTGAGGATTCGCTGGTGAAAGAAGGTAACCTGGAAGTGAAGCTTGAATTTGACAAGGAAACCTCTTTTTTTCTGCTGAAATTCATGATTAGTGGTTGGGTAAAACTGCCATGTGACAGGTGTGCGGCAGAATTAATGTTTCCGATTGATGAAGATTATCACATTGTTGTGAAATTTGATCCGCATTCTGTTGCTGAAAAGGATGATTCCATGGCAGATGTTGTCTACATCAACCGTTCCGATTCGCATTTGGATGTTTCGCAATTGATGTATGAGTTTATCAACCTCAGTATTCCGCTGAACAGGATTAATTGTGACAATTTAAAAGGTGAGAAACCGTGTAACCAGGAAATACTTAAACGATTAACTCAGCAAAGACCTGAAAAGAAAATAAAAAAGGATCCCCGCTGGGATAATTTATCAAAAATTAAATTCAACTAA
- a CDS encoding biopolymer transporter ExbD, translated as MAELGESGDVHKGKGKKRGGVRAKKISTRIDMTPMVDLGFLLVTFFILTTTMQKPKAMQVVMPDKADTTKNEEQSKIRESEAMTLLLGANNNIFYYFGNQDPVVEATNFKGIRKILIDSYQKVLGLQRQNGWKQNGVYVLIKPTKDSKYTNLVDILDEMKIAEIKSFAIVDVTPEEMEMIPK; from the coding sequence ATGGCTGAATTAGGCGAAAGTGGCGACGTCCATAAAGGCAAAGGCAAAAAAAGAGGTGGCGTAAGGGCTAAGAAAATATCTACGCGCATAGACATGACGCCGATGGTAGACCTTGGTTTTTTGCTCGTTACATTTTTTATCCTGACCACTACGATGCAAAAGCCGAAAGCGATGCAGGTGGTAATGCCGGATAAAGCGGACACCACCAAGAATGAGGAGCAATCCAAAATCCGTGAGTCGGAAGCTATGACGTTGTTACTCGGAGCCAATAACAACATATTTTATTATTTTGGAAACCAGGATCCCGTTGTAGAAGCCACCAACTTCAAAGGCATCCGCAAAATTTTGATTGACAGCTATCAGAAAGTTTTGGGATTGCAACGTCAGAACGGATGGAAACAAAACGGTGTCTACGTGCTGATCAAGCCTACTAAGGATTCCAAGTATACCAACCTGGTTGATATCCTCGATGAAATGAAGATTGCAGAGATAAAATCTTTTGCAATTGTTGACGTTACTCCGGAAGAAATGGAGATGATTCCTAAATAG
- a CDS encoding TonB family protein, whose protein sequence is MDAQKILTADLDDLVFEGRNKDYGAYELRQKYGRHIILALLISTGLYLVAFVAPYLVTLLTPEPKVEPKKEIKYTELSEPPPIDKNTPPPPPPDLPPPPPKTIKFTPPVIKPDEEVKDEDIPPPVEEIQKAEVSTVTEVDPNASYDFSAQETQVVEEKKPEIFMYVEQMPEFPGGQTELIKYLQKNLRYPAAARENGIEGKVVLQFVVDEAGKISDLQVVRDIGGGCAEEAERVVRNMPPWKPGKQNGNAVKVYFKLPVTFKLGTE, encoded by the coding sequence ATGGATGCGCAAAAAATTCTAACGGCAGATCTTGATGATCTTGTTTTTGAAGGCAGAAACAAAGACTACGGAGCTTACGAGCTGCGGCAGAAATATGGAAGGCATATTATTCTCGCTTTGCTTATTTCCACAGGCCTCTATCTGGTTGCTTTCGTTGCTCCTTACCTTGTCACCTTGCTTACGCCGGAACCAAAGGTTGAACCTAAAAAGGAAATAAAATATACCGAATTATCAGAGCCGCCGCCAATTGACAAGAATACGCCACCACCGCCGCCGCCCGATTTACCACCACCTCCTCCTAAAACGATTAAATTTACTCCTCCGGTAATCAAGCCTGATGAAGAGGTGAAGGATGAAGACATTCCTCCTCCTGTGGAAGAGATACAAAAAGCGGAAGTGTCTACCGTAACTGAAGTTGATCCCAACGCATCTTATGATTTCAGCGCACAGGAAACGCAGGTGGTAGAGGAAAAGAAGCCGGAGATATTCATGTATGTGGAACAAATGCCTGAATTCCCGGGCGGACAGACAGAACTCATAAAATACCTTCAAAAGAACCTGCGTTACCCTGCAGCAGCCCGTGAAAATGGCATTGAAGGGAAAGTAGTGTTGCAGTTCGTGGTGGATGAGGCAGGAAAAATTTCTGACCTGCAGGTGGTGCGTGATATTGGAGGCGGCTGCGCCGAAGAAGCAGAACGCGTTGTCAGAAACATGCCACCCTGGAAACCCGGCAAGCAAAACGGGAATGCTGTTAAGGTATATTTCAAATTGCCCGTAACCTTTAAGTTGGGTACAGAGTAG